The Pseudofrankia sp. DC12 region CTCGGTTCCGGGCCGGCAGGCGGGGCTGGCTGGCTGGCTGGCTGGCTGGGCTTGGCCGGCAGTACTCGCCTGGCAAGGGTGGTTTGGCTGGGCCGGCTCATCATACCCGTTCTACTACAACCTACTACAGTGCGGTTGCCGCCCGGACGACCGGTACCGCTGGTGGCGCGGGCCCAGGTAGCTTGGGTGGGTGACGATGGGCTCCGAAGGCAGGTCGCGGCGGCGGCCGGGACAGCTGGAGGCGGAGGTGCTCTCGGCGTTGTGGGCGGCCGACCGGCCACTCGCGCCCGGGGAGGTACAGGCCGCCCTTGGTGACGGCCTCGCCTACACCACGGTCATGACCATCCTCAACCGGCTGCACACCAAGGGCGAGCTGACCCGGACCGCCGCTGGCCGCACGTTCCTCTACCAGCCGGCCCAGAACACGGCCGAGTTCACCGCCCGGCGGATGCGTGGGCTGCTGGAGCAGGTCGACGACCCGGTCGGGGTGCTGGCCCGCTTCGTCGGCAGCCTGAAGCCCGGCGAGGAGCAGGCGCTGCGTGACCTGCTGAACCATCCGCGGACCGCTGATGACGCGGCCGGTCCAGGGGGCGAGGGCTGACGCGGTGCTGCTCTCTGTCTGCCTGGCCGGTGGGGCGGCGCTGCTGCTGTTGGCGGTCGCCCGCCCGGCCGCCCGCCGGCTCCCACCGGCGCGGGCGGCCCTGCTGCTGGCGACCTCCGCGCTGGGGGGTGCCGCCGTCTGGGTGATCGTCGTCGGACTGCTCGCCGTGCTGCTGGTCGGCCAGGCGCCGCCGGTCGCGGCCGTCGGGCGCTGGTCGGCTCGGCTCGTCGGCGCGGGTGACCCGGTGCCGACGGCCGCGTCGGTCGTCGCGTGGGTCGCGGTCGCCGTCGGGCTCGCGGGTGCCGCGATGCTGGCCCGCCGGCTCGTGGCGGAGGCGCGCCGCTGGCTGCCGGCCTACCGCTGCGACCGCTGCGCCGGCCTGCTCGTCGTCGTCGACGACCCGGAACCGGCCGCGCTGGCGGTGCCGGGCTGGCCCGGGCGGATCGTCGTGTCGTCGGGCATGCTGCGGGCTCTGCCGGCCGAGGAACGCCGGGTGCTGCTCGCCCACGAGCAATGCCACCTCAACCACGCGCACTGGGTCTTCCGGTTCGTGGTGCGGCTCGCCGCCGCGGCCTGCCCGCTGGCCCGGCCCTACGTCGCCGCCTGCGACCACGCCCTGGAGCGCTGGGCGGACGAGGCGGCCGCCGCCGCCACCGGCGACCGGCGCCTGACCGCGCAGGCCGTCGCCCGGGCCGCGCTCGCCCGCCACGACGCGGCGCGAGCCACCGCCCCCGCCTTCACCGACGGCCACATCTCCGACCGCGTAGCCGCGCTGCTGGCTCCACCACCCCGACGGCGCTGGCTGCCGGCGGCGGCCCCGCTGCTGGTCCTGGCCGTCGCCGCGGTCTGCGCCCTGCTCGCCGGGCACGACGTCCACGAACTCTTCGAGTTCGCCCGCTACCCACGCCACGGCACCTGACGGGCCCGCCCCGGCCCGGGCGGGAGCGGTCTGTCGCACCCGGCACCTAGGATCGCGGGCATGGAGCGGAGGGTTCTGGGGCGCACCGGCCGGCCGGTGTCCGTGGCCGGGCTCGGTACCTGGCAGCTGGGTGCCGACTGGGGTGCCGTCGACGAGGCGAGCGCGCTCGACGTGCTCGCCGCCGCCGTCGAGCAGGGCGTCACGCTCTTCGACACCGCGGACGTCTATGGAGACGGCCGAAGCGAGCAGCTCATCGGCCGGTTCCTGCGGGAGCACCCGGGCAGCGGCGTCTTCGTCGCCACCAAGATGGGCCGGCGGCTCGCGCAGGTGCCGGAGAACTACGTGCTCGCGAACTTCCGGGCCTGGAACGACCGCTCCCGGCGCAACCTGGGCACCGACCGGCTCGACCTGGTCCAGCTGCACTGCCCGCCGACCTCGGTGGTCACCGGCGGCGAGGTGTACGACGCGCTCGACACGATGGTCGCGGAGGGGCGGATCGCGAGCTACGGCGTGAGCGTCGAGACGGTGGCCGAGGGCCTCGCGGCGATCCGCCGGCCGCATGTCGCGAGCGTCCAGATCATCCTCAACGCGTTCCGGCAGAAACCGCTGGAGGATTTCCTGCCGGCTGCGCTGGCCGCCGGCGTCGGCGTCCTCGCTCGCGTCCCGCTGGCCTCGGGCCTGCTGTCCGGCCGCTACGACGAGAACACCGTGTTCGACCCGTCCGACCACCGGTCGTTCAACCGGCACGGCGAGGCCTTCGACGTCGGCGAGACGTTCTCCGGTGTGGACTTCCCGACCGGTGTCGCGGCCGCCCGGGCGTTCGCCGGGCTGTCGGACCATCCGGCCCGGCTCGCGCTGCGCTGGGTGATCGACCAGCCTGGCGTCACGACTGTCATCCCCGGCGCCCGCAGCCGGGCGCAGGCGGCCGAAAACGCGGGCGCCGCCGCGGCACCGCCGTTGGACGCCGCCACCCTTACGGCCATCCGCGAGATCTACGACGAGCGGATCCGCGGGCTCGTTCATAACCGCTGGTAACCCGACTGGTGCGTAGGTCGGACGGCCGCGGGTTCGGCCCGTTTGGGCCGGGTCCGCGGCCTCCCGGTGCGGCATGATGCGGACTCATGAGCGTCGAGACCCTGGTGCACCGTCCTAACGGATGGGAGCTGCGGCGTGAGCGGGTGGCCCGGCATCTGGAACGCACCGCGTTGACGCTGTTCGCCCAGGAGGCTCCGCAGGACGTCACGATCGAGCGGATCGCGGCGGCGGCCGGCATCTCGATGCGCACGTTCTTCCGCTACTTCGGCAGCCGCGACGAGGTGCTCGCCGCGCTGCCGCGAACCCTGACCGAGATCCTCTGCACCAGGGTCCGCGACCGGCCGGCGCACGAGTCGCTGGTCGAGGCGTTCTCGGCGGCAGTCCGGGAGACCGAGGCGGAGCGCGGCACCGAGCGCGAGGCGGATCGAGAGCTGCTGCTGACCTGGGGCCTAGCCGTGCATCGCCTGCCGGAAGCCGTGCTGCTGGCGCTAGCCCGTGGCGCGGTGAGTACCGCGGTGTCGTTCCAGTCCGCCGTCTGCGCGCGGCTCGGGGTCGCACCCGACGACGCCCGCGCCGGGGCATACGCGGCGGCCCTTTCCGGCGTCGTCAGCTACGCGTTCGAGCGCTGGGTCGCCGGTGGCGGCGACGGCTCGCTGTCCGAGACGCTTCTCGACGCTCTCGCGACCCTGCCGGACCTGCGTTAGCCCGGACCACCTGCGTCGTGGCCGCGCGGATGTTGGCTTCTCAGACCTGACGGGTCGTCAGGTCAACGGGCTGGTGGCACCACTCGGCTGGTTGACGAGGTGACGGCGATGGGCGATCCGAGTCCGACGATGGCTGCCCCGCGAGACCTGCTGGCCCCCCGGGGCGTGGCGGCCGGCTGTGGGACGCGCTGTACGCACGGGACTGGCCGCGGCTGCGGGGCCTTCTTCGGGCCCGACTCGATCTACTACGACGTGCCGACGACCGCTGCGGCCGCAGCCCGCGGCCCGGAGCACATCGAGGCTGGCTGAGGACCGCGCTCGCTGGCCTGTCCGAGTACAGCCACGGCAGCTCCCGCGTCGTCGCCGAAGGTGACCTCGTCATCACCGAGCACGAGGAGCGCTGGGGCTGGCCCACCGGGGGGAAGGTCACCCTGCCGTTCGTCTCCGTCCAGCGGATCGAGGACAGCGTGATCACGCTGTGGCGGGACTACTGGGACTTCAGGACGCTGCTGGCCGCGGCGCCGCCCGGCTGGCAGGAGTCAATGGCCTTCGGCGACCCCCGGCTGCCCGGTCCAGGTCGGGATTTGCCAAGAAAGGCTGGCGGCTGCGGGCCGGCCATCTACACTGAGGTGATGCACATCACATCTTGCTCAGGACATGCGGGCGGGAGACGGCCGGGCCAGCGCGCCGGCTGTCGACCTCCCCCGGGTGACGGCGCGTCGCCCGCCCGAGGGCGGTCCCCGGCGCCTCCTGAGGCGGACCGCGTGGACAGGAGCGAGCGTGGCTGATGCTGAGGAACTGCCGCCGGTGGACCAGCTGGCCATCACCAATCTGTTGGCGCGGTACTGCGTGCTGCTCGACCTCGCGGACATCGACGGCTGGGTCGGGCTGTTCACCTCCGATGCGGGCTTCGACATCGACGGGCGGACCTACCGTGGCCACGACGGGCTGCGCCGGCTGATGCGGACCGCGCAGCGCGGGACCCACCTCGCCAACCCGCCGGTCATCGAGCCGGTCGGCCCCGGCCGGGTCCGCACCACCCGCAATGCGCTGTTCGTCAACCGGCACAACGGCTCGCTGCGCCACACCCTCTATCGGGACGAGGTGGTGCGCACGGCCGACGGCTGGCGGATCCATTCGGTCGTGTGCCGTTTCGTCACCGGCGACGGGCTGGTCGTCTGGCCCGAACCGGGATTCGAGTCGCCGGTTCACGGCATCGACCTCCCCGACTGGGCGGACGCCTGAGCTTCCAGTTCCTCGCGGTGGCGACGGCCCGGCCTCGTCTGCGTCGGCGAAGATTGCACCGTGTACGTTCCGTCGCGCTCGGAAACTGCGCCGTTTGAGCTGAGATGTGGCGCGGCAAACGAAATGGGAAGCGCCCGACACGAAAACGGCGCCCTCCGTGCGGAGGACGCCGTTTTGCGTTGGCCCGGCGGGTGGTGCCGGCCGCGTCGTCAGCGGCGCGCTGACCGCCAGATGGGCTGGAGGATGACGATGGCGCCGGCCGCGACCGCGATCTGGAGAATGTGGCGGATCCAGTCGACGCCGCCGGTGTGCCCGACGCCGACGGCGCTGGCGATCACGTTCCCGATCAGCGCGCCGATGATGCCGGCGACGATCGTCAGCCAGATCGGGAGGCTCTGGCGTCCACGCAGGACGAGCCGCGCGAGTGCCCCGATGATCAGACCCGCAATGATGATCCAGATGATTTGGAACATGGCACTCTCGCTTCCGCGCGTTGGCCCCACCGCCGTCGGGGAGGCATGGTACGAAGCCGGACAGTATCGTCTTCGCCCGCGCTTGCAGGTGTAACGCCTCAATCTGACATCGCGTTGCGCGTCGGGCCCGTGAGATAGCACCTTCTGGCGGTCCTGGCGACCGGTCGAGGTATCGGCACAGGCCCGCCGGCGTCACCGCGAGTATCCGGGCCGGCCGCGCGACCGCCGCGAAATCGCACTCATCCGGCCAGCCGTGGGCCGCGGCCGCGATCAACACGTGGCGGGCGGCGCCTACCGGGCGGCCCGACTGTCCTTACCCTGAGGAAGTGTCCCGGTCCGCCCGCGCCGCGCCGGAGGTGTCATGGAACGCTCGCACCCCACCGCGCGGTTCGACGACCTGCGGGCCGGAGTGGCCTGGGAGCTAGGGCCACCCGCCTTCGTCCTGGAGACGAGCCGGCCCGCTGAGGTCGCGCCGCTGCTGGCGGAGCTGGAGCGGGCCACCACCGATGGCTGGTGGGCGTACGGATTCCTCGCCTACGAGGCCGCGGCTGGCCTGGACCCCGGGCTCGCGGTCCACCCGGGCGTGGCCGGGCTGCCGCTGGCCTGGTTCGGCGTCTGCTCCGCGCCCGTGGTCGTCACGCCGGTGCGGCCGGCGGACGGCGGCGCCTACCACCTCGGCCACTGCGAGCTGGCCTGGGACGAGGACACCCACCGCGACCGGGTCGAGGCCGTCCGCCGGTACATCGCCGCGGGCGAGACCTACCAGACGAACCTGACCACCCGGCTGACGGCGGAGGCGGACGGCGACCCGCGCGCGCTGTACGCCGACCTCGCGCTCGGCCAGCGCGGCGCCTACAACGCGTTCGTCGACACCGGCCGGTTCGTGGTCGCGAGCGCCAGCCCCGAGCTGTTCTTCGAGGTCGACGGCCGCGACGTGCGGACCGGGCCGATGAAGGGCACGGCCGGGCGCGGCGCCACCCCGGCGGCGGACGCGGCGATCCTCGCGGCGCTGCGGGCCAGCGAGAAGGAACGCGCCGAGAACATCATGATCGTCGACCTGCTGCGCAACGATCTCGCCCGGCTCGCCGAGACCGGCGGGGTGCGGGTGACGTCGCTGTGCCGGGCTGAGCGGTTCGAGACCGTTTACCAGCTGACGTCGCGGGTCACGGCACGGCTGCGACCGGAGGTCGGGCTGGTCGACGTCTTCCGGGCGCTGTTTCCCTGCGGCTCGGTGACCGGGGCGCCCAAGCGGCGCACGATGGAGATCGTCCGCGAGCTGGAGGATGGCCCGCGGGGGGTGTACTGCGGCGCCCTCGGCCTGGTGGCCCCGCCGCGCGCCCGGTTCCAGGCCCGGTTCAGCGTCCCCATCCGCACCGCGGTCCTCGACCGCGCCACCGGCCACGTCGACTACGGCACCGGCGGCGGCATCACCTGGGACTCGGAGCCGGCCGCGGAGTACGCCGAGCTGTGCGCCAAGGCCAGGGTTCTGACCCGCCTGGCCCGTTCGGCCCTCGTTCGCTGAGTCGGGCGGCTGGCGCTGGTCCGGGTCCTCGGTTGCCAGGCCCAGGCCTCCGTCGCGATCGCTCGCCCGCTCGAGATCGCGACCGGGGCGGATGACTGAGCTCCAATCGACCCTCGGAGGCCCGTTCTGGGTGGCGCACCCGAGCTCGCCTGCGCCGTAGCCTGGCACTGCGACGACCGGGCCGGCTGTGACGCGGGACCCGACCGCCGCGTTCCAGCGGCCCGTGCCCCAGCGCCCCGCGGCCCGCGCCCGGCCCAGACGACAAGGCGTCCTGGCCGCCTCAGATAGGAGACCGAGTGACCGCGCAGATCCTCGACGGCCGTGCCCAGTCGGCGGCGATCCTCGACCGGGTGCAACGGGAGGTGGCGGAGTTCGTCGCGGCCCACGGCCGGGTCCCGGTGCTGGCGACCGTGCTCGTCGGCGACGACCCGGCCTCGCACACCTACGTCCGGATGAAGGCCAACCGGTGCGCCAAGGTGGGCATGCAGTCGCGCCGCCTGGACCTGGACGCGTCGATCTCGACCGAGACGCTCGTCGAACGGATCCGGGAGCTGTCCGCCGACCCGGAGGTCGACGGCATCCTGCTGCAGCACCCGGTGCCCGACCACATCGACGAGCGGGCCGCGTTCGAGGCGATCGCCCCGGCCAAGGACGTCGACGGCGTCACCCGCACCTCGTTCGCGATGATGGCCTTCGACGAGGGCGGGTTCCACTCGGCGACCCCCGGCGGGATCATGGCCCTTCTCGACGCCTACGAGATCCCGCTGGCGGGCCGGCACGCGGTCGTCGTCGGGCGCAGCCCGATCCTGGGCAAGCCGGTCGGCATGCTGCTGCTGGCCCGCAATGCGACCGTCACCTACTGCCACTCGCGCACCACCGACCTGGCCGACCACGTCGCCCGCGCGGACGTCGTCGTCGCCGCCGTCGGCCGCCCCGCTCTCATCCGAGGCGAGTGGATCAAGCCGGGTGCG contains the following coding sequences:
- a CDS encoding BlaI/MecI/CopY family transcriptional regulator, which produces MGSEGRSRRRPGQLEAEVLSALWAADRPLAPGEVQAALGDGLAYTTVMTILNRLHTKGELTRTAAGRTFLYQPAQNTAEFTARRMRGLLEQVDDPVGVLARFVGSLKPGEEQALRDLLNHPRTADDAAGPGGEG
- a CDS encoding M56 family metallopeptidase, which codes for MLLSVCLAGGAALLLLAVARPAARRLPPARAALLLATSALGGAAVWVIVVGLLAVLLVGQAPPVAAVGRWSARLVGAGDPVPTAASVVAWVAVAVGLAGAAMLARRLVAEARRWLPAYRCDRCAGLLVVVDDPEPAALAVPGWPGRIVVSSGMLRALPAEERRVLLAHEQCHLNHAHWVFRFVVRLAAAACPLARPYVAACDHALERWADEAAAAATGDRRLTAQAVARAALARHDAARATAPAFTDGHISDRVAALLAPPPRRRWLPAAAPLLVLAVAAVCALLAGHDVHELFEFARYPRHGT
- a CDS encoding aldo/keto reductase produces the protein MERRVLGRTGRPVSVAGLGTWQLGADWGAVDEASALDVLAAAVEQGVTLFDTADVYGDGRSEQLIGRFLREHPGSGVFVATKMGRRLAQVPENYVLANFRAWNDRSRRNLGTDRLDLVQLHCPPTSVVTGGEVYDALDTMVAEGRIASYGVSVETVAEGLAAIRRPHVASVQIILNAFRQKPLEDFLPAALAAGVGVLARVPLASGLLSGRYDENTVFDPSDHRSFNRHGEAFDVGETFSGVDFPTGVAAARAFAGLSDHPARLALRWVIDQPGVTTVIPGARSRAQAAENAGAAAAPPLDAATLTAIREIYDERIRGLVHNRW
- a CDS encoding TetR family transcriptional regulator encodes the protein MSVETLVHRPNGWELRRERVARHLERTALTLFAQEAPQDVTIERIAAAAGISMRTFFRYFGSRDEVLAALPRTLTEILCTRVRDRPAHESLVEAFSAAVRETEAERGTEREADRELLLTWGLAVHRLPEAVLLALARGAVSTAVSFQSAVCARLGVAPDDARAGAYAAALSGVVSYAFERWVAGGGDGSLSETLLDALATLPDLR
- a CDS encoding nuclear transport factor 2 family protein codes for the protein MADAEELPPVDQLAITNLLARYCVLLDLADIDGWVGLFTSDAGFDIDGRTYRGHDGLRRLMRTAQRGTHLANPPVIEPVGPGRVRTTRNALFVNRHNGSLRHTLYRDEVVRTADGWRIHSVVCRFVTGDGLVVWPEPGFESPVHGIDLPDWADA
- a CDS encoding GlsB/YeaQ/YmgE family stress response membrane protein; its protein translation is MFQIIWIIIAGLIIGALARLVLRGRQSLPIWLTIVAGIIGALIGNVIASAVGVGHTGGVDWIRHILQIAVAAGAIVILQPIWRSARR
- the pabB gene encoding aminodeoxychorismate synthase component I → MERSHPTARFDDLRAGVAWELGPPAFVLETSRPAEVAPLLAELERATTDGWWAYGFLAYEAAAGLDPGLAVHPGVAGLPLAWFGVCSAPVVVTPVRPADGGAYHLGHCELAWDEDTHRDRVEAVRRYIAAGETYQTNLTTRLTAEADGDPRALYADLALGQRGAYNAFVDTGRFVVASASPELFFEVDGRDVRTGPMKGTAGRGATPAADAAILAALRASEKERAENIMIVDLLRNDLARLAETGGVRVTSLCRAERFETVYQLTSRVTARLRPEVGLVDVFRALFPCGSVTGAPKRRTMEIVRELEDGPRGVYCGALGLVAPPRARFQARFSVPIRTAVLDRATGHVDYGTGGGITWDSEPAAEYAELCAKARVLTRLARSALVR
- a CDS encoding tetrahydrofolate dehydrogenase/cyclohydrolase catalytic domain-containing protein — encoded protein: MTAQILDGRAQSAAILDRVQREVAEFVAAHGRVPVLATVLVGDDPASHTYVRMKANRCAKVGMQSRRLDLDASISTETLVERIRELSADPEVDGILLQHPVPDHIDERAAFEAIAPAKDVDGVTRTSFAMMAFDEGGFHSATPGGIMALLDAYEIPLAGRHAVVVGRSPILGKPVGMLLLARNATVTYCHSRTTDLADHVARADVVVAAVGRPALIRGEWIKPGAAVVDAGYADNSGDVEYEPAAERASYITPVPGGVGPMTIAVLIDQTMRAAQAREAARTGRPRRTGVATGTR